Below is a window of Oceanipulchritudo coccoides DNA.
ACGGAAGGAGACTTCCCTCCATGCGGATTGTTCGGTTTACAAGATCCTGAAGGAACGCTGGACCAATGAGCGCGAGTCTTCCCATGGAGACTTTTTTGTCATGGACGTGGGCGACTGGGCCGTTGCGATGGCCTTGACGGAACGCGATACGATTGTCCTTGTACGGCAGTTTCGTTTTGGGACCGCCGGTTTTTCATGGGAGCTGCCCGCCGGCGTGGTTGATCCCGGAGAGGATCCGGTCGAAGGTGGTTTGCGTGAATTGTACGAGGAAAGTGGATACAAGGGAAAATCAACCAAGCTCCTTGGGATGGTACATCCCAATCCGGCGATTCAACGAAACTGCTGTCACTTTGTCCTTGTTGAGGGGGCTGAGCGCGTGGATGGCGGCGACCCCGGACCGCATGAGTTTTTTGACGTGGAGGAAGTGCCGCTGAACACCCTGTTTGACTGGGCGCGTGACGGGACGATCACCCATGGAATTGTGCATGCCGCGCTGTTCTTCCTGCGCGACCACCTCTTGGAGAGCGGTTACAAGCCGAGCGAGCTGGGTGTCAGGTAAGCCTGCAGGCAAAATCCGCTCTGGGTAAATTCCTCGCGCTTGAGGACCATCAGGGCACCTTTCTTGAAAGGCAGGTAAGAGCGCTCACGGTCGATGCCTATCAGGGCACTTGCGAGAATCGAGAGGTGCGGGTTGTGGCCGACAATGAGGACCGAACTTTCCTGCTTCTTCAGCCTTTTATAGAGATCGGCGGGGTCACCATGCGGGACAAGCTTGTCCATGTAGTGAATTTTTAATGTTCCCTTGCTGTTGTTTAAAAAGGGCTCAGCGGTCTGGCGTGCCCGTTCATAGGGACTGCACCAGATTTCCTCAAAATCGAAAAAGCCCCTTTCCATGGCGAAGCTTGCCATCTGTTGTGCGCACTCCTGCCCGCGCCCGGAAAGCGTGCGTTCCGGATCCGGAGGGCCGTAATCGGCGTGGGCATGTCGCATGAGGAACAGTTTCATGTGAACTTAGATAAACAACGAATCACACAAATCACGCGAATATTAATTTGTTCTTTTATGTCCTTCGTGTGATTCGTAGTTACATTCATGTCCGGGACAGGGTACATCAGTGAGTTGAGGAAGACGTTGTTGTTGGCGACGCCGATCATGGCTGGCCATTTGAGCCAGATGATCCTTGGCTTTGTCGACACCCTGATGATTGGCCGGGTGGGGGTGGTCCCGTTGGCCGGGGCGGCGTTTTCCAATGCCGTGAGCAATATCCTCTTTATCGGTGGGATTGGCCTGCTCACGGCCGTATCCGTGTTTGTCTCGCATGCTTACGGGGCCGGAGACAGGAAAGAAGCCGGACAGGTGCTCAGGCGCGGGCTGATAATCGCCCTTTCCTGCGGGATCCTGATCTTCGGGCTGATCCGGGGAAGCTTTCCTTTTCTTCACATGCTTGGCCAGCCAGAGGATGTGATCGAGGCGGCAAAGCCGTATCTCTTCTACATTGGACTCTCCATTCCCGTCGCCTTGACAAACATTTGTTTCAAGAATTTCTCCGAGGCGCAGAATGCCCCATGGCCGGGCTTCTGGACGGGCTTGGGCGCGGTCTTTCTCAACATTTTCCTGAACTGGGTCCTGATTTACGGCAACCTGGGTATGCCAGCGATGGGTCTGGAGGGAGCGGGGATTGCGACTCTCATCAGCCGATTTGCCAACCTGTTCTTTCTCGTTGCTTGGCTCAAGCGTGATGCTCGCTGTCGCGAGAGCTGGCCGATGGAGTGGTTTGGCTCCCTAGCTTGGAAGCCAGTTCTCGGCATGCTGCGCCTTGGTTTCCCTGTCGCCCTCCAACTGATCATGGAAATTGGGGCCTTTGGAGCATGCACATTGCTCATGGGATGGATCGGAGTCATTGAGATTGCCGCGCACCATATCGCTATTACCTATGCTGCCACCACCTTCATGATTCCCCTCGGAATTTCCCTCGCGGTAGCCATCCGCGTGGGGCATGTCATCGGGGGAGGGGAGCCGCATCGGGCGAGAACCATTGGATTCGGGTCGATCGGGTTTGGCGTGTTGTTGAGTGGTGTGTTCGCGACCTTTTTCATTGTCCTCAATGTGACCTTGGTCGGCTTCTTCACCAAGGATCCTGCAACCGTTGCCGTGGCCTCGGTCCTCATCATTATTGCCGGCTTTTTCCAGTTGTTCGACGGCGTGCAGGTCCTGTCTGCGGGTGCCTTGCGGGGGTGCAAGGATGTGAAAGTCCCCACCTACATCATCTTCATGGCGTACTGGGTTATTGGAATTCCCGTCGGGTCACTGCTGGCCTTCCCCATGGACTTCGGAGCAACGGGAATCTGGATTGGCCTGGCATCCGGACTTGGGGCAGCCGCGATCGGCCTGCTGGCCCGATTTGCCCTGATCACGCGGGGTTCACACATGGCCTGAAGTGGCTCGCTAAAGACTCCAGCCCGTAATAATGAATTCCACCCGCTTTTCCTTGCCCGCTTCCACCTGAATGAAAAGTTCCTGCAGGCCCTTGGCAGTCTGGGTGACCGCTTTCCAGCCACCGGGCACCTGACGCTGAACCTTTACAGCGCCCGTTTTACCAACTTTCCCAAGCGATTTTCCGCCGTAGGAGCGCCCGATAATGACCGCCGTCACGCCGTCGAGCGCATTGATGCGATCAATCGTCTTCTGGCATTCCTTGGAGGTGCTTTGATGTCGGCCGCGGGGTGGCATGTGATCAGGCAAGGGAAGAAGCAGATGGGCGTCCATCCTATATCAGCCAGTTTATTATTGCACTACATTGCAGTAAAACCGTGAATACGAAGGATATGAACCCCCAAAACGGAAAACTGAGCATCCTTGAGAAGGTGGGCTACGGGGCCGGGGATACGGCCTCGAACATTTTCTACCAGGCATTTAATATAGTCCTGTTTTACTATTATACGGACGTGTGGGGGATCTCACCAATCGTCGTTGGATGGATCTACCTTGGGGCGCGTTTATGGGATGCCATCAATGATCCGCTGATGGGAATCATTGCTGACCGGACCCAGACCCGCATGGGACGCTATCGCCCTTATCTCCTCTGGCTTGCCATCCCATTCGGGCTGATCGGATTCCTGACCTTCGCCAGCCCTGGCCTGGAGGGCAGCTTGAAGATCATTTACGCTGCTTCAACCTACACCGTGTTGGGGATGATCTACACGGCGATCAATGTTCCCTATTCGGCCCTGATGGGAGTCATGACCCCGGATACGGAAGAGAGAACCATCCTGGCCAGCTATCGCTTTGTCGGAGCCTTCAGTGCGGCCTTGATAATCGGGGCAACAGTTCGTCCGTTGGCCAATGCCCTGGGCGGCGGTGACGAGGTTTTGGGTTACCGATTGACCTTTGCCCTTCTTGGCGGGCTCGCTTCGTTGCTCTTTATCTTCACCTTCCTGACGACCAAGGAACGCCTTGCCCCGGAAAAGGCGGGGGCCGATACCCGTGTCGGGCGGGACTTGAAGATTCTCCTCAAGAACACACCCTGGATTATCATGGCGTTCGCCGGGTTCCTGACCCTTTCCAATGTAGCGATCCGTGCCGCGGTGACATTTCACTATTTCAAGTACTACGTTGGGGACACGGGTGAACGGTATTTCTGGTGGATGGATTTGACCTCCTTCTTCCTTTCCACCGGCTCCATAGCGTTCATCGTCGGTATCCTCTTCACCAACATATTGCGGAAGAAATTCGGCAAACGGAACTCCCTGATCGGGATGACTCTCCTGAATGCCTTGGTAACGATACTTTTCTTTTTCATATCGCCGGACAACATTGCGGTGATGTTGATTGCCAATTTGTTGGGGTCTTTCTTTGCCGGCCCGACGCCCGCGCTTGTCTGGGCGATGTATACAGATGTGGCGGATTACGGTGAGCTGAAGTATGGCCGCCGCACAACCGGACTGGTGTTTTCCTCGGCGATATTCGCCCAGAAGATGGGACTGATGATTGGGGGAGTGCTTTCCGGTTGGATCCTCGGCTGGGTCGGCTTTGTGGCCAATGCTGAACAGACTCCAGGATCCCTGATGGGAATCCGGGTCATGTTTTGTTTTATTCCGGGGGCCTTCGCCATCGCCAACGGGCTTGTGCTTTTCCTTTATCCGATCACCGAGGAACAAGTCCTTGAGATGGAAGAGGAACTGAACGCTCGCCGTGAAGCGCGGGAATCCGGCGAAGGTGCGATTCAACCCCAATAGTTGAGCTTATTCCCTTGCGCCCGCGCGCAAGTGTGTAAACCTCCCCGCGCTTATGATCACGATCAGGGATTTACTACTTCGGCACGGGGAGCGAGCGCTTTTCAACAACATCTCCACCATGATCGGTCCGCACGACCGCATGGGTTTGGTGGGCGTGAATGGGTCAGGCAAATCAACCTTCCTGAAGGTGCTGACGGGACAGGTGGAATTTGATTCGGGGGAAATCGAGAAGCCGGACTATGTGACGGTTGGGTATCTTCCGCAGGATGGTATTTCGAGCCATGGCCGCAGCCTTTATGAAGAGGTGGAATCGGCCTTTGAGGATGTCCTTTCACTGCAGGCGAAAATCGACAAGGCGAGCGAGGAAATGTACGACCTCGATCCGGAGGATGAGGCGTACTACGAGCTCATCGACATGATCGGGGAATGGGAATTGCAACTCGAAGATCATGAGCCGGAGAAGATGAAGTCGCGGATTGAACGCATCCTCATGGGGCTCGGCTTTGAGACGAAGGATTTCCAGCGCGACACCGGTGAATTTTCGGGTGGTTGGCAAATGCGCATTGCCCTCGCCAAGCTACTCCTGCGGACACCGCTCCTGCTCCTGCTGGATGAACCCACTAATCACTTGGATATTATTTCCCAGCATTGGCTGGAAGGCTACCTTTCGAACTACCATGGTTCCCTGATGGTCATATCGCACGACCGGGCCTTCCTGGATGCGATTACCAACAAGACCTACGAGCTCAAGATGGGCAACCTGAACGTCTATCAGGGCAATTACAGCCATTTTGAAAAGGCCAGTGCCGAGCGACTCGCGACGCAGCGAAAGGCCGCGACCACGCAGAAAAAGGAAATCGCCCGGCAGAAGGAATTTATCAACCGCTTCCGCTCGAACCAGAAGAAGGCGAGTATGGTGCAGAGCCGCATGAAGCAGTTGGACAAGATTGAAATTGTCGAGCCAGAGCGGGAGGAGAAGAAGATTTTCTTCCGCTTTCCGGAGCCACCGCCGGCGAGCCACAAGGTGGTGAACCTGAAAGGGATTCACAAGGCCTACGGTGACATCAAGGTCTTTACCGGGCTCAACCTGGAACTCGACAGCGGCGACCGTATTGCCGTGGTGGGAGTCAATGGCGCGGGGAAGTCCACGCTGGCGCGCCTCATTGCAGGCGTCGAAAAGCCGGATGCCGGTGAGCGCGAAACAGGCGTCAACACGGTCATCGGATACTTTGCCCAGCATCAGGCGGAGGAGCTCAATCCAAACAAGACCGTCCTTGAGGAAGTGGAGTCCGCCTCGGTCGGGTTTGAACAGGCAAATCCCCGGGCAGCGCTTGGGGCGCTGCTGTTCAGTGGGGAAGACCAGAAGAAATCCGTCTCCGTCCTTTCAGGAGGTGAGCGCAACCGCATTGCCCTCGCCAAGATGCTCATGCGCCCGGCCAACTGCATCATTCTGGATGAGCCGACCAATCATTTGGACATCCGCAGCAAGCAGGTCCTCCAGGAGGCGATTACCCTCTTCAAGGGCACCGTCATCCTCGTCAGCCACGATCGCTCCTTCCTTGACCCGGTGGTGAACAAGGTTCTTGAAGTCCGCCCGGACGGCATGCGCATGCTCACTTGTAACGTTTCCGAATACATCGATCGGATTGAGAAGGAAGCTGGCGTCTAGGTTAAGGTCTTATTTAGTGGTGGTGAGGCGGCCGCTTTCGTGATCTGTTTGAGGGCATGCAGAAGAAATTATTCACGGAGCTCGAACTTTCCCCTGAGATACTCAAGGCCGTTGCGAAAATGGGCTTTGAAGAGGCGTCCCCGATCCAATCAGAGTCGATTCCCCCATTAATGGCGGGCGGGGACCTGGTTGGCCAGTCCATGACAGGTTCCGGGAAGACAGCGGCATTCGCCATTCCGGCCATCGAACAGGTGGATCCCTCGCTTGCCGAGACACAGGTCCTGATCCTCTGCCCGACCCGGGAGCTGGCCGTTCAGGTCGCCGAGGAGACCTCCAAGCTGGCGGCGTTCAAGAAGGGGGTGCGAGAGCTGCCAATCTACGGGGGGGCATCCTACGAGCGCCAGTTCCGTGGATTAAAGAAGGGGGCACACATCGTTATCGGGACGCCCGGCCGGATTCTGGATCACTTGGAAAAGGGAACCCTGCAACTTCAAAACCTCAAGACGATCATCATGGACGAGGCCGACCGGATGCTCGATATGGGCTTCCTCGATGATATAAAAACCATTCTTTCACAGACCCCGGAATCACGGCAGACCGT
It encodes the following:
- the sixA gene encoding phosphohistidine phosphatase SixA, whose translation is MKLFLMRHAHADYGPPDPERTLSGRGQECAQQMASFAMERGFFDFEEIWCSPYERARQTAEPFLNNSKGTLKIHYMDKLVPHGDPADLYKRLKKQESSVLIVGHNPHLSILASALIGIDRERSYLPFKKGALMVLKREEFTQSGFCLQAYLTPSSLGL
- a CDS encoding NUDIX hydrolase, giving the protein MPDKRISAWERKETSLHADCSVYKILKERWTNERESSHGDFFVMDVGDWAVAMALTERDTIVLVRQFRFGTAGFSWELPAGVVDPGEDPVEGGLRELYEESGYKGKSTKLLGMVHPNPAIQRNCCHFVLVEGAERVDGGDPGPHEFFDVEEVPLNTLFDWARDGTITHGIVHAALFFLRDHLLESGYKPSELGVR
- a CDS encoding MATE family efflux transporter; amino-acid sequence: MSGTGYISELRKTLLLATPIMAGHLSQMILGFVDTLMIGRVGVVPLAGAAFSNAVSNILFIGGIGLLTAVSVFVSHAYGAGDRKEAGQVLRRGLIIALSCGILIFGLIRGSFPFLHMLGQPEDVIEAAKPYLFYIGLSIPVALTNICFKNFSEAQNAPWPGFWTGLGAVFLNIFLNWVLIYGNLGMPAMGLEGAGIATLISRFANLFFLVAWLKRDARCRESWPMEWFGSLAWKPVLGMLRLGFPVALQLIMEIGAFGACTLLMGWIGVIEIAAHHIAITYAATTFMIPLGISLAVAIRVGHVIGGGEPHRARTIGFGSIGFGVLLSGVFATFFIVLNVTLVGFFTKDPATVAVASVLIIIAGFFQLFDGVQVLSAGALRGCKDVKVPTYIIFMAYWVIGIPVGSLLAFPMDFGATGIWIGLASGLGAAAIGLLARFALITRGSHMA
- a CDS encoding MFS transporter — its product is MNPQNGKLSILEKVGYGAGDTASNIFYQAFNIVLFYYYTDVWGISPIVVGWIYLGARLWDAINDPLMGIIADRTQTRMGRYRPYLLWLAIPFGLIGFLTFASPGLEGSLKIIYAASTYTVLGMIYTAINVPYSALMGVMTPDTEERTILASYRFVGAFSAALIIGATVRPLANALGGGDEVLGYRLTFALLGGLASLLFIFTFLTTKERLAPEKAGADTRVGRDLKILLKNTPWIIMAFAGFLTLSNVAIRAAVTFHYFKYYVGDTGERYFWWMDLTSFFLSTGSIAFIVGILFTNILRKKFGKRNSLIGMTLLNALVTILFFFISPDNIAVMLIANLLGSFFAGPTPALVWAMYTDVADYGELKYGRRTTGLVFSSAIFAQKMGLMIGGVLSGWILGWVGFVANAEQTPGSLMGIRVMFCFIPGAFAIANGLVLFLYPITEEQVLEMEEELNARREARESGEGAIQPQ
- a CDS encoding ABC-F family ATP-binding cassette domain-containing protein: MITIRDLLLRHGERALFNNISTMIGPHDRMGLVGVNGSGKSTFLKVLTGQVEFDSGEIEKPDYVTVGYLPQDGISSHGRSLYEEVESAFEDVLSLQAKIDKASEEMYDLDPEDEAYYELIDMIGEWELQLEDHEPEKMKSRIERILMGLGFETKDFQRDTGEFSGGWQMRIALAKLLLRTPLLLLLDEPTNHLDIISQHWLEGYLSNYHGSLMVISHDRAFLDAITNKTYELKMGNLNVYQGNYSHFEKASAERLATQRKAATTQKKEIARQKEFINRFRSNQKKASMVQSRMKQLDKIEIVEPEREEKKIFFRFPEPPPASHKVVNLKGIHKAYGDIKVFTGLNLELDSGDRIAVVGVNGAGKSTLARLIAGVEKPDAGERETGVNTVIGYFAQHQAEELNPNKTVLEEVESASVGFEQANPRAALGALLFSGEDQKKSVSVLSGGERNRIALAKMLMRPANCIILDEPTNHLDIRSKQVLQEAITLFKGTVILVSHDRSFLDPVVNKVLEVRPDGMRMLTCNVSEYIDRIEKEAGV